The Prosthecobacter fusiformis sequence AGTCTTCCCAACGGCTCCAAACTCAAAGGAGTTCGTGCCAGCCTGCAGTCCGTCGGCAATGACAACGACGAACATGCTTTCATCAATCTCATCACAGCGACCGGAGAAAGTGTTCGTCATACCGATGAGAATGGGGAGTTTCTTTTCGAAGGCATCCCGACGGGCCAGTTCAAAATCACCCTCACTAAAGCTGGTTATACTTTTGGAAGTGCCTATTACTTCACGGGAGGTGCTTCCCCCTATGACCAGACTCGGGAATATGTTGCGGGCGGCTCTCTGACCATGCCTCCAGTCGTCTCCCTCAGCTATCCTGCGGAAGGCAAGTCTTACAAGATTTTCAATGCTCTCACAGGATATGCCAAGGCCTCCAACAGTTCAGGTCTTCAGGACATCCAGTTCCGTCTGAAAAGCGACAATAAATGGTGGAATTGGGTCACTCCTGGTTTTGGTGCTGAGGGGGCTGCCTTCAATGAGGCACTCAACGCCCGGCCCGAAACCATAACAAATGACAATTGGGCCATCAATTCCAGTTTCATGAGTGGCTTGGCGGACGGCGTCTATAGGCTGGAAGTCCGTGGGCGTGATTTGGCTGGCAATGTGTCTGAATGGGTAGGTTCCACCTACACCCTGGACCGTCAGGCACCCGTGATCGCCAATAATCCAGTGAACGGAGGCGGCACTTTCTTTGATTTTGAAACCCTGCCCGTGGGAGGCACGATTTCAGACACACTGGATCCTGAGCCTGTGGTGGATTTTACGATTTGTGAGAACAACAGCGGCACTGACCGGTACTGGACAGGCAGCTCTTGGACAAACAATGACCTGGATCCCAGCATCAAGCTCCCTGCCCTGGTGCAGGGAGGACGTTGGCACCCGCTTTCAGCAAGCTCATTGCCCCCGCGTGCACTGTTGCAGCCAGGTGCTTTCTATGTCGTAGCCCGAGCAACGGATCGTGCAGGCAACTCGACAACGACAGCCTATCTGGACATGCAGCGCAGCCCAGTGGACACGACCGTTCCGGATGCTGTCACCTTCACTTCATTCACGAACGGGCAAAGCTTTGGTGACCATTTCATGCCAGTGCTGACCGGCACTGCCACGGATGCTGAAAGTTACATCAAAGGCGTGCGGGTTTATCTCATGCGACTGGTTCCAGGCCAGGAAGGAGAGTCCGATACTTTCAAATATTGGTCGGGAGAGGAGTGGTTTGATGCAGGAGCCGATCCCGACCGGCAGGCCCATCTGGAGGCTTCCTATGATCCTGCCACCCATGTCTGGGCTGCACCGGCTTTAGACTACCGTCTGCCAGCCGGTCCGGATGAGCTGCCTGCGGGCACTTACAAAGTGCAGGCTACAGCGTTTAACCGCGAAAGCCCACAAGGCACGCGACTGGTGGAACAGACCTTTTACATCGCCACTAATGGCCCCCAAATCAGCATTACGGCCCCTTCCCACAATGGCTTCGTCAATAATAACTGGACGCTTTCAGGCACGGTCACGGATCGTACCAATACGGGCTTTGAGAACAATCGTGTCAACCTGACGATCTATCGTCAAAGCGACGGCAAATTTTGGAGCGGAACCCATTGGGTCACGGGAGATCCCGAACTGCATGCCGCGATCCAAAATGGCAACACCTGGACCTACCCGGGGGACCAATCTGGTGAGAGCCTGCCCACGGGTGAAGACACATATGCCGTCAGCGCCTACGTCCGGGACGGCAATGGCATCTCCTCCATCTCGACTCCAGGAGGCCTGGCTGGGAATAACCAAATCCTCTTCAAGATCGACACCACTCCGCCTGCGTGCGTCATTGCTTCCCCTGCTAACAATCAAGCCATCACGACTTCCTCCCTGGCGAGCTCCTTCTTCAATGGCACGGCCACAGATTCATCCGGCCAGCCACAGATGAAGTTGTTTATCAAACGGCTGCTGGACGGATCCTATTGGGGGAAAACCGATTGGGGTTCTCTCGTCTGGCCCGCCACAGCATTGCCTGCCGTTTATCCTGGTGGCACCCAGTCCACCGCGTGGACATTGAATACCGCCTTTCCGTGCATTAACCAATTTTACTGGGGGATGGCCAATGGTAACTATGAACTCATCGCCGAGGCTCGAGACATCGCAGGGAATGTATCCAGAACGAGTGTCAATTTGGTGGTTGATTACAATCCCGTCTGGCTGCGTCCGCAGGATGAACTGGTCTACAAACTGCCGGACCAAACACCGCCTATCGCCGCCAGTGGTATCGCAAGCACCCAGCCCCATGTCGTCGAACCATGGCAGGATGGAATGCCTGGGTATATGAAGACTCTGATTCCGATGTCCTTCAAGGCAGACAACCAAGGTCGCTATTTCGTCGGTAACGAAGTCAAGGACACTTATTATAATTACGGCACCACGTTCGACATTTACCATGGCATCATCCAACGGCTCGGAACGGGCGGATGGAGACGCCAGCGCACGACTTACTCCACGACGACAGGCACCTTTCCAAACCAGGTCACGACTTATTATGAAAGCTGGGGGCCTGGACAGGATATTGCCATCAGTGAACTGGAATATCGGGCGGTCAATGCCAACCCAACCGTGATCAAAACGGATGATCAGGGCAATACGTACGCAGCTTTCACACTGAATTTTTTCACGGAGTACGGCTCAACGTACGGCCCGGAACTCTACCGGAGCGGCAGTGCTTTGCTCGTTAAATTTGACGCTGACGGTGACCTCGTCTGGCGTGTTTATGTGCCACCTGCAAATACGGAAGGCTGGCTGGCTGAAATTGCCATTACCCATCTCGATATTCTGCCAGACGGTTCATTGAGCGTCATTGTTGTCAATAATACTGCACTCACCCAGCACTCCCCTTATTACCGTATTCGAACTGCTGTGGTGCGTCTGAATGCTGATGGGACGACGGAATCCGTCATTCAATTTGGGCAGTCGGAAGATGGGGACAACAACATTCCTTACATCCAGAGCCGCGTGGTGGATGCCACGGTGGATTCGGCGGGAAATACTTTCCTCATCACCAATGAAACGGTTCAAAACCTAGGCTATTCTAGACAAGTGCTGCGAAAAATCGATTCTTCCGGCGACGTGTTGAATCAAGTCGTCACCAGTCTGTGTGATGCACCGGAAGTCTGGTCAGCTTTGTCCACGGATGCGGTTGGAAATGTTTATGTCGTAAGCACTTTCCAGATCTCCACAGGGGATGGACGCCCGGCGGTCACCAAGTTTGATTCCTCGCTGAACTTTCAGTGGCGCGCCTTTGGCCTGCCTAACAGCGTGAATGTCGAGTATGGCATTACGGGGTCATATGATCTGCATGTGGGGCCTCTGGGCATCACAGTTCTTCATGACATCGTGGGTGATGATGAAACGGAATTTGCTCACAGACATCCTCAGTTTCTGCGTTTCTCTTTGAGCGGTGATCTTTTGTGGGCTCGCGCAGTGCAACGTCCATCTAACTCATCCGTCCAAGGTGATGACTCTGTGCAATTTATGGAAGTGACCACTGCCGGAGACACTCTTTTCCTCGGCTACTTTGGGCCTGATGCTGTTTACGGCAAAATCAGCAATGCCGGAGACATCCAATTTTACCGCACCATTTCTGAGGCAGAAGAGGAAGCCACCGCTCAGCGCACAACCCTTTTACCCAATGGCAAACTGGCCGCATTGTTTCACGACCAAGTCGGCAACAACCCCGGCCAGCAGACTATCCGGGAATTCGCGAATCCAGCCAGTGTTAACCTCCCTGTCACTCTGGATCCTTTGCTCCCCGCAGACCAGGATCTACTAACAGGAAATACGGTGACTTTGAAAGTCATCAATCGCGGCAGTATCGCCACCTCCTACCAGTGGCGTAAAAAAAACCAGGCTGGCACTCACCATAATATCGACGGAGCGACGGCTGATACGCTGGTCTTGGAAGACATCGCGCTGACAGCGGCTGGAGAATACAGTTGTGTGGTCACCAACGGATCCGGCCCAGTGACTTCTCGCATAGCCACGTTAACAGTGGTGCAAGCGGTGCCCTTCGATGTGGCGTTGGACAGTCCTGACCGCACATGGACAACCGGGGCAAATTCAACGCCTGCCTGGTTTGGTTTTGGCGGAACGCCGAGCTATGACGGGGTCGATGCTGCCTCTTCAGGGGTGGTCGGCCGCTCCGAAAGCACCACTATCGAAACCATCGTCGATGGACCTGCCACCATCAGTTTTTGGTCGAAAGCAGATATGGAAGACTTCCAGGATAATTTCTTTTTCTACATTGATGGAGAAATGGTCTCAGGATCTTATTGGGCTTACGATTGGCGGAAGGAAACTCATGAAATTGAAGGTGACGGCCCCCATACTTTAAGCTGGGTCTTTTCTCGCAGCAGCACGAGTAATGAAGGGGTCACGCACAAGGCTTGGCTGGATGCCTTCGCGATTGCTGGTCAGATGTCCCTTGGCGAAGGTTTGGACAATGCAACCCTGACTTTCACCACCGGCGGGACAGACTACGAAGGAGACCCCCTGCCTGCGGGCACGGGGTGGAAAGCAGTCAGTTCCCCAGAGCCCGCTCATGACGGTGTGGATTCAGCCTCCAGTGGTGAGATCTTTAATGACGAGGAATCGTGGATGGAGACCACAGTGACGGGTCCGGGCACTCTCGACTTCTGGTGGAAGGTCTCTTCCGATCCTTCTGACCGTCTGAAACTGGGCATTGATGAAGTGTATTCCTACGGATCTATTTCCGGTCAGCAGGACTGGGTGCACATGATCGTGCCCATTCCAACGTCGGGGACACATACCATACGTTGGTCTTATGTGAAGAATGAGTTCACGAATGGAGGGCTGGATACAGCCTGGGTGGACCAGGTCGTGTTCACTCCAGGAACTCCGGTGATTGCTACGGCACCATCCTTCACGTCACAGCCAGCGTCACGGCTAGGCATTGTAGGCGGCTCAGTCGCCTTTTCACCCGTGGTCAGCGGGTCACCAACGATCACTTATCAATGGAAAAAAGCGGGCAAGGATATCCTAACTGCCAAGAGTCTGGGTCTCGTCCTGCAAAATTTGAAAAGCACCGACGTCAGTAGCTATCTGCTGAGGGCAACGAATCCCCAGGGCAGCACGGATTCCCAGATGGCCTATCTTGGACTCGCGACACGTGGTCCTGCGGCTGTCACGGTCAAAGAGGGGGCGGCTCTCTCGCTCAGCGCTACAGCCACCGTGCCAGTGGGCGCTGTGATCAATGAATACATTTGGTTGCTGGATGGTGACCCTCTCGGAGATGGTGTCCTCCATGGTGCCACGATCAGTGGAAGTGGAAGCAAGAGCCTAAAAATCACAAACATGAATGCCCTGCTTGCGGGTGCGTTTACTTGTCAAATGCGCATGGGTCCCAAGACACCTGCGACATCCAATTGGGCACCCGTTTACGGCAACAATGGTGATACCAATGTATCGGTCATCGAAAAACCGGTGATTTCTACACCTGTTTTGCCTTCACACATTGTGAGTGAGACGGTGGACATTCCCATCCTGGTTTCAAATAGTCCGACGAAAGTATCCGTGTCAGGATTGCCTGCGGGTGTTGTTTACAATACCATCACTCGTAAGCTGACCGGCAAGGCCACAGCGCCTAACAAAATGGTCAAAGGCATCGCCCAGCCTTATCAGATAAAGATCAGTGCCACCAATACCGCGGGGACCGTCGTCGCCGGCCCGTTTCCTTGGAATATCACGTCGTTGGATACGCGGGCAGAGGGCAGCTACAATGCCCTTATTGATCGTAACCTTGCGCTCAATGGCACTACCGGTAACACCCACGGTTTTGGAGGCACCTTTAAAACGACGATCACGAATACCGGAGCCCTGTCTGGCACTCTTAAGCTGGGTAGCGTTTCATATTCATTCAAAGGCGCGTTGAATGCTTATCAGCCAACCGTTGACGATGAAGACGTTAATCCAACGGCCTCCATCACCATCACGCGGAAGTCTCCGCTGCCATCCATCGGCATCACTCTGGATTTTGATCTGACTGCGGGCAGTGTGACTGGCACAGTCACTGCCGGTGCTGCGTTAGCACCGCTTAACGGATGTAAGGCTATCATTTCTACAGCCTATGAAGGACTGCACAATGCCGCGCTTTTCATTGATCCAACTCTAACCACCAATACTGACTATCCGCAGGGCAGCGGTTACGCCACCCTCAAGGTCAGTAAAACGGCGGTCGTCACCTGGGGCGGTAAACTGTCTGACAGCACTGCCATCGTGGGCAGCTTCCCAGTGGGTGTTGGAGGCCTCGTTCCATTGAATGCGATGATGTATAGCAACACAGGCAGCGTGCAGGGCTGGGTGACGATTACATCTTCCAATCACCATGTGGATGGCTCAGTGAATTGGTATAAGGCGCAGCAGAACACTACCTTCAGCTACAAAGCTGGTATTCCACCTCACAATCTGACAGTCACCGGTGGTCTATACGAGCCAAAGAACGTCAGTCTATACAGCATGCTGGGCCTTAGTGCGGGTGAGGCAAATACCCAGACAGCCTTTTCGAAGGGAGGCCTGGGCTCGCCCCTGACAAAAACCTTCAAGATCACGGCGGATAACAAACTCACTGTCCCTGTCCATGACATTGCGCTGAGCCTCAAAATAACTCCCGCCACAGGTCTCATCACCGGCAGCTTTACCCAACCTGGGCTAACTTTGAGCAAGCCGCGCAAGGCTACGGTTTATGGGGCCATCATTCCCCGGCTCAACAAAGGTCATGGCTTCTTCGTTTTACCTGAACTGCCCACACCTCCGGCCACCACCGCACCTATTTTAAGTGGGAAGGTGGAGATCGGCGCACCTTAATATTTACCGAAAGCTCAGCATCCCAGTTTCCTCAGATGGGGAACTGGGATGCTGCTGGATTCACCCCAGCAGAAGGCCCGTCTCCAGACCTTTGCCTCTCAGAAAATCTCCCGCTGCCATCTTTTTGCCACCTTCGGCCTGCACTTCTTCGAGGGCTAGCAGGCCTTGGCCGCAGGCGACGATGAGTCCTGTTTTCGGATCACTGCTGACCACCGTTCCCGGAGCGGGACAGGATTCAGCCTCGGGTATGACACGGGCGCGATGCACCTTCAGCGGGGCAGGTTTATCCCCTGGAAGAAGGGTGAAGGTTCCCGGCCAGGGATTGTAGGCACGGATTAGAAATTCCAGTTCCACTGCGGGGCGGGTCCAGTCCAGACGGCCATCCTCACGCTTCAGTTTTCCACAGTGAGTGGCCAGGGCATTATCCTGCGCTTTTCTGGGTGCAGGGCCGGAGGCAATGAGGTCCAAGGCTTCCTCCAGGCTGGAGGGGGCAGCCAGGGCTAATTTATCATGCAGCGTGCCGCCTGTATCGGTTGGTTCGATAGTCACACGATCCATCAGCAGGATGTCTCCCGTATCCAGCCCCTCATCCATGTGCATGATGGTCACTCCGGTTTCAGCATCGCCAGCGCGGATGGCGGCCTGGATGGGTGAAGCTCCGCGATACTTGGGCAAAAGCGAAGCGTGAATGTTCAGGCAGGCCAGCTTGGGCACATTCAGCACATCGCGGGAGAGGATCTGACCATAGGCAACGACGACAGCCACATCCGCATTGAATGCCTTTAGCTCCTCCACTGCATGGCGGATTTTCAGGGGTTGGAGGACTGGGATGCCTGCGGCCTGCGCGCGCACCTTCGTCTGCGGCGGCGTGAGCACTAGCTTTCTCCCCGCCGGTTTATCCGGCTGAGTGACCACGCCCACCACTTGATGTTTGGGGGTATAGATCAGCCATTCCAGCGAGGGCAGTCCGATGTCCCCGGTTCCAATGAAAAGGATACGCATATCCCCTTCCCTTATACCTTCATTTGCTCAATGTCACGCCAGGCCTGGAGTGTCATCACACCGGCGAGGATGTCATAGAGAACCTTGGCGGGAGGCTGGCTGGCATCGATCTCCACAATGCGGTCGCCCTTATAGTATTCCAGGATCGGCTTGGTCTCCGCCTCATAGGTGGCGAATCGCTGCTGAATCACGGATTCATTGGCGTCATCGAAGCGGTTGTCTTTCAGTGCACGTTTGCGCAGCCGCCGGGCGAGTTCGGTGCGGTCTGGACAGGAGAGGTGAAAGACCTTCAGCACCTCGATGTCTTCTTCCATAAACTTCGCTTGATCCACATTACGAGGGATGCCATCCAGCACCAGGAAATCAATCTCCGGCTTGAACTGATGGCCATCCACCCGCTGCCTGATGTTTCCCCGCCAGAGCTGCACTGTGATGTCATCTGGCACCAGTTCACCCCGGCTGGAATATTCGACAAACTTCTGTCCCAATGTCGTGCGAGTATCCAGAGAGCGGAAGACATCCCCGCAGGCCAGATGATGAAAACGCGGAATGGAGCCGAGCACTTTCCCCTGCGTTCCCTTGCCGCTGCCGGGAGCGCCAAGGATAAGAAGAGTGCGAAAACGAGGGGTGGATTCAGCCATGATCAGAAAATATTTAGCACGTCACGGGAGCGTCACAAGCTAGGCTTAAGGCTACTTTCACACTTATTGTTATCGGATTTCATCCAATCTTGCCATCAGCGCAGCGGTCACCTGCTCCGGTTTTAGATGCTGCCACTCGCCTTTTTCTGCTTGGATCACGGTCACTCCCGCTTGCGGTGGAGCCCACAGCGCCGGGTCCGTCGGGCCAAAAAGCAGCAGGCACGGTACCCCGCACGCCGCCGCCAAATGGGAAATGCCGCTATCATGGCCCAGGAAAAAACCGCAGGTCCCCAGCCTGTCCGCCAGCTCTGGCAGTGGCAGGGCATGCCAGTGATCCTCAGCGCGAAATGCCGCTACATTTACCCCGCGCTCCAGCTCCGCCTCCCCCGTAATGAGCACCAGTTCCACCGCGCCGATCTCTTGCTGAAGTGCCGCCATCACCTGAGCCCAGTTTTCCACCGGCCAGTTTTTTTTGGTTGAGCCGCTGCCCAGATGCAGAGCGATGCGTTTCGGTTCTACCGCTGGCTCGGCTGGCGCAAGCACGGGCTTTCGCCATTCGGGCTCCTCCAGATACATCGCTAGTTTCTCCAGAGGTTTGGCCAGTTGCTGCGCGGCGTGACCTTGTCCAGGGCGGATTGAGTGGGGGCATTCCAGCAGCGTTTTCACTCCCATGCCCTCAAGCTGGCCACGCAAGATGCCATCGGGGTCAAAGAGGTAGCTTACCACGACATTGAAGCTCAGCAGATATTCCACCAGAGCCGGGTCAATGGTGGCCCCTTTGGCAAAGAGCAGCGCCATGGACCGGTGCTCCAGGCTGCGCATCGAATCTGCAAGCCCCGCTTTCAACGCCAGATCCATGATGCCCGGATACCCCAGCACCTCCAGATGGCATCCGGAGAAAGTTTCACGGATCAGCCGGATAGCGGGCAGCGTCAGAATAAAATCTCCGATAGCCCCTCCGCGGATGACCAGGATGCGCGGCTTCTTGCGCTCCATAGCGGGATCAATACGTCGTGATGGCCAGCAGCAGCAGCAGCGCACCGTAGCCGATGCCGCCCCAGACGGCCACGCTCCACCGCACTGGCTTGGCCAGCAACCAGGTGATCCAGTCCCGCATCAGGAAAGGCATGCCCACAAAGAACATGCCGACGATGATCCAGGCATAAGCCAGGATGGGCAGGAGCAGACGCGTCACCTGCGGCTGCAAAAATGCCGCTGCCAACACCGGACCAGCCGCCAGCAGCATCAGGGAACCCAGTGCACGCACGGCCAAAAACTCCTTCACATACATTAGCACCAGCACAAAACCGATGGGCACCAGCATGAGAAACCACTTCCTCAGAAAAAAGAATTCCCCCATGTCCATATTAAACAGGCACATCATCCCCCAGGCGAAGCCGATGCTCAGCAGCACTACGCCCCAGAAATAATTGCGCGGGAAACCCTTCAGGAAAGCCTTGGCCGTATCTGCATTCTTCCAGGCCCAGAGATGGGTCGCCAGCAGTGCCAGCCCCAAAACGATGCCCGTGGGCTTCAGGGGGATACCACCGGAGGGTTCCAGATGGTAAAGGTAGTTGTGCAGATCAGTCAGCATGTGGGCCGTCACCCTGTCTCGTCTCGGCTCCGAATCAATCAAATCACAAAATGCTTTTGAGATGATTTCTCCGGTTGCTTGGAAATTTGTTGAGATTATTCCTCAATAAGACACTCTTCTGAGTCCTCTCCCATCGTCGGTCACGCTTTCTCATGGCTAGCTTCCCCAGCACCTACCAACTCAAGGCGTCAGAGCTGGACGAAGTTTATGTGGCAGAATCCAACATTGAGGAACATGGACTCGTTGTGGAGTCCCACTATGTACCCCTGGTTCCCTGGGTGCAGGGCAGCACCACGACCCGCACGGTCCGCCCCGGCTTTTACATGCATTGGGCGGATGAATTCTTCGACCGGGAGTTGCGTCTCCGCTGCAATGAAGAGCTGGACTTTTACGTCATCACCTTTGCACTGGAGGGCCACTGGCAGGAGATTTCCGGCGCACGCCGCCGCACCTATGACCGCCACGCCGGCACCATGGCACTCATCCGTTTCAGCCAGTCCAAGGAGCATCGTGCCATGCCCACCGCCCAGGCCAAGCAGGCGCGGCACCTCACCGTCGCCATCGAGGGTAGCCAGCTCCGCCATTGGCTCACGGATCGGGAGCTGACGGAGCACCCGCAATGGCGCCGGTTCCTCAATGGTGAGGGGGATCCATGCATCGTCGCCCCCCTCACCCCCCGTGCCCGGCTGGTGGTGGAGCAGATCCAAAACTGCCCTTTCCAGGGTGCCTGCCGGGCGTTGTCCATGGAGGCCCGCTGTCTGGACCTCATCGTGGAAATGATCGTTGCCCTCAGCCCCGCCCCATTACTTTCCAGCCGCCGCCTCACCTCTCAGGACCAGGAGCGCATTTACGCAGCTGCTGAACTCCTGCGCAAATCGCTGGAGGCACCTCCCACGCTCATGGAGCTGGCCACCCGAGTTTCCTTGAGCGAGTCCAAGCTGAAGTCCGGCTTTCATCAGGTTTTTGGAACTACCACTTTTGGTTATCTCCGCCAGCAGCGGCTGGAAAAAGCGCGGCTGCTGCTGGAGCGGGGGGATTGTACCATTCTGGATGCCTCCCATATGGTCGGCATTAGCAATCCCAGCCACTTTGCCACCCTGTTCAAGCAGCAGTTCGGCATGAATCCGAAGCAGTTTCAACTGAACGCCACGCGGCAGAAATAAAACGCCATGTGGTAGAAATCAGATGATAACGGGTCTCAGTAGCTGCCTGCATGAAGCCCCTCCCGCTGTCCCTCATTTTCACCTGCCTTTCCCTGACCCCTCTCTGGGCGCAACAAGCCCCAGACGCGGCCGCTACGGAAGTGGAAACCCTGCCAGAAGTCATCGTCTCCGCTGAAGCGGAACCAAAGAACCGCTATACGGAACCGGTCTCCAACTCTGCATCCCGTTTGCCGGAAAATGTGATGGAGGTCCCCCGCTCCGTGCAGACGGTCACCCAGCAGGTCATCCAGGACCGGGCCATTGTGGATCCCCAGGAAGCCGTCCAGAACGTCAGCGGTGTGCAGCGTGGCGGTTCCTTCACCGGCACCGGGGAGACCTACCGCCTGCGCGGATTTGCCCAGCAGACTTACATCAAGGACGGCTTCCGCGCCGGGTCCGTCCCCGGCGGCATCTCCTTCACTGCCGTCTCCCCTACGGACGTGGCCAACCTTCAGCAGATCGAAGTTCTCAAAGGCCCTGCCTCCATCCTCTTCGGGCGCGGGGAGCCTGGCGGCGCGGTAAATTACATCACCCGCACGGCCGGTTTTGAGGATTCCTACAGCATTCAGCAGATGGTCGGCAGCTTTGACTTCTACCGCACCCAGGTCAATGCCAACTGGGCCGCCGTGCCGGACAAGTTCGCCCTCCGTTTCGATGGTGCTTTTGAGACCGGAGATTCCTACATTGATCTGGTGGAGTCGGAGCGCACCTTCATTGCCCCGGCTTTTGCCTGGAAGATCAGCGAGGACACCCTGCTGAATTTCCGCGCGGAATACAGCCACGATGAACGCTCCACCATCCCCGGCATGCCTTATCAGAATGGCAGCGTCATCGGCGGCATCCCTTACGACCGCTATTTTGGGGAACCCGGTTATACCCGCAATGTAACGGACACCTACCGTGCGCTCCTGACCCTGGAGCACCGGTGGAATGAGCATCATAAAACGACTCTCTCCCTCCACGGGCTGACCTCCACCAGTGAAGGAGGCTACTTCATTCTCTTCAACTTCGCTGGCCCGCTCCAGGACCCGGTCACCGGAAACATTGCCCGCTCCGCATCCACCACGGACTTTGCCGAGCATTACCTGACCGCGCGGCTGGATCACCTCATCACCTGGGACCTAGCCCCGGATGTGAAGAACGAGCTGCTCATCTCCGCCGAGTTTGACTACCAGAACAATGACAACATCCGGTACCTCAGCGGGCATACAAGCCTCAATCCCTCAAATCCGGTTTACACGGGTTATCAGCCCAGCCCCCTGGTCCCCGTCCCAGGTTTCCCCACCACTTTTTCAGAGGCCACCGACACGGATGCCAAAGCCTATTCCCTGCTGCTCATGGACAAGGTTTCCTTCGGCGAATCCGTGTTCCTGAATTTTG is a genomic window containing:
- a CDS encoding M12 family metallopeptidase, producing the protein MKWEDGRVPFIFKPEVTNDERLIFRRCIRAWQRFGNLRFVDLANQGPSGDYLEVQRNDLRFFDLVKDVNYAWIGRSGGMQPMSIHNWDDSTVVHEMGHTLGFIHEQMRSDRDDYVTLNFGLINGFTTINFAIEPNAVKHTAYDLDSIMHYHSKAFIDSWKTGDTITANAPNQEKTHTMGLNLWYPPHPEDKLKGSIGVITAMLSDGDRAAIATEYGQPTQVKGIVSLPNGSKLKGVRASLQSVGNDNDEHAFINLITATGESVRHTDENGEFLFEGIPTGQFKITLTKAGYTFGSAYYFTGGASPYDQTREYVAGGSLTMPPVVSLSYPAEGKSYKIFNALTGYAKASNSSGLQDIQFRLKSDNKWWNWVTPGFGAEGAAFNEALNARPETITNDNWAINSSFMSGLADGVYRLEVRGRDLAGNVSEWVGSTYTLDRQAPVIANNPVNGGGTFFDFETLPVGGTISDTLDPEPVVDFTICENNSGTDRYWTGSSWTNNDLDPSIKLPALVQGGRWHPLSASSLPPRALLQPGAFYVVARATDRAGNSTTTAYLDMQRSPVDTTVPDAVTFTSFTNGQSFGDHFMPVLTGTATDAESYIKGVRVYLMRLVPGQEGESDTFKYWSGEEWFDAGADPDRQAHLEASYDPATHVWAAPALDYRLPAGPDELPAGTYKVQATAFNRESPQGTRLVEQTFYIATNGPQISITAPSHNGFVNNNWTLSGTVTDRTNTGFENNRVNLTIYRQSDGKFWSGTHWVTGDPELHAAIQNGNTWTYPGDQSGESLPTGEDTYAVSAYVRDGNGISSISTPGGLAGNNQILFKIDTTPPACVIASPANNQAITTSSLASSFFNGTATDSSGQPQMKLFIKRLLDGSYWGKTDWGSLVWPATALPAVYPGGTQSTAWTLNTAFPCINQFYWGMANGNYELIAEARDIAGNVSRTSVNLVVDYNPVWLRPQDELVYKLPDQTPPIAASGIASTQPHVVEPWQDGMPGYMKTLIPMSFKADNQGRYFVGNEVKDTYYNYGTTFDIYHGIIQRLGTGGWRRQRTTYSTTTGTFPNQVTTYYESWGPGQDIAISELEYRAVNANPTVIKTDDQGNTYAAFTLNFFTEYGSTYGPELYRSGSALLVKFDADGDLVWRVYVPPANTEGWLAEIAITHLDILPDGSLSVIVVNNTALTQHSPYYRIRTAVVRLNADGTTESVIQFGQSEDGDNNIPYIQSRVVDATVDSAGNTFLITNETVQNLGYSRQVLRKIDSSGDVLNQVVTSLCDAPEVWSALSTDAVGNVYVVSTFQISTGDGRPAVTKFDSSLNFQWRAFGLPNSVNVEYGITGSYDLHVGPLGITVLHDIVGDDETEFAHRHPQFLRFSLSGDLLWARAVQRPSNSSVQGDDSVQFMEVTTAGDTLFLGYFGPDAVYGKISNAGDIQFYRTISEAEEEATAQRTTLLPNGKLAALFHDQVGNNPGQQTIREFANPASVNLPVTLDPLLPADQDLLTGNTVTLKVINRGSIATSYQWRKKNQAGTHHNIDGATADTLVLEDIALTAAGEYSCVVTNGSGPVTSRIATLTVVQAVPFDVALDSPDRTWTTGANSTPAWFGFGGTPSYDGVDAASSGVVGRSESTTIETIVDGPATISFWSKADMEDFQDNFFFYIDGEMVSGSYWAYDWRKETHEIEGDGPHTLSWVFSRSSTSNEGVTHKAWLDAFAIAGQMSLGEGLDNATLTFTTGGTDYEGDPLPAGTGWKAVSSPEPAHDGVDSASSGEIFNDEESWMETTVTGPGTLDFWWKVSSDPSDRLKLGIDEVYSYGSISGQQDWVHMIVPIPTSGTHTIRWSYVKNEFTNGGLDTAWVDQVVFTPGTPVIATAPSFTSQPASRLGIVGGSVAFSPVVSGSPTITYQWKKAGKDILTAKSLGLVLQNLKSTDVSSYLLRATNPQGSTDSQMAYLGLATRGPAAVTVKEGAALSLSATATVPVGAVINEYIWLLDGDPLGDGVLHGATISGSGSKSLKITNMNALLAGAFTCQMRMGPKTPATSNWAPVYGNNGDTNVSVIEKPVISTPVLPSHIVSETVDIPILVSNSPTKVSVSGLPAGVVYNTITRKLTGKATAPNKMVKGIAQPYQIKISATNTAGTVVAGPFPWNITSLDTRAEGSYNALIDRNLALNGTTGNTHGFGGTFKTTITNTGALSGTLKLGSVSYSFKGALNAYQPTVDDEDVNPTASITITRKSPLPSIGITLDFDLTAGSVTGTVTAGAALAPLNGCKAIISTAYEGLHNAALFIDPTLTTNTDYPQGSGYATLKVSKTAVVTWGGKLSDSTAIVGSFPVGVGGLVPLNAMMYSNTGSVQGWVTITSSNHHVDGSVNWYKAQQNTTFSYKAGIPPHNLTVTGGLYEPKNVSLYSMLGLSAGEANTQTAFSKGGLGSPLTKTFKITADNKLTVPVHDIALSLKITPATGLITGSFTQPGLTLSKPRKATVYGAIIPRLNKGHGFFVLPELPTPPATTAPILSGKVEIGAP
- the fmt gene encoding methionyl-tRNA formyltransferase, whose protein sequence is MRILFIGTGDIGLPSLEWLIYTPKHQVVGVVTQPDKPAGRKLVLTPPQTKVRAQAAGIPVLQPLKIRHAVEELKAFNADVAVVVAYGQILSRDVLNVPKLACLNIHASLLPKYRGASPIQAAIRAGDAETGVTIMHMDEGLDTGDILLMDRVTIEPTDTGGTLHDKLALAAPSSLEEALDLIASGPAPRKAQDNALATHCGKLKREDGRLDWTRPAVELEFLIRAYNPWPGTFTLLPGDKPAPLKVHRARVIPEAESCPAPGTVVSSDPKTGLIVACGQGLLALEEVQAEGGKKMAAGDFLRGKGLETGLLLG
- a CDS encoding adenylate kinase family protein; translation: MAESTPRFRTLLILGAPGSGKGTQGKVLGSIPRFHHLACGDVFRSLDTRTTLGQKFVEYSSRGELVPDDITVQLWRGNIRQRVDGHQFKPEIDFLVLDGIPRNVDQAKFMEEDIEVLKVFHLSCPDRTELARRLRKRALKDNRFDDANESVIQQRFATYEAETKPILEYYKGDRIVEIDASQPPAKVLYDILAGVMTLQAWRDIEQMKV